A single genomic interval of Deferrivibrio essentukiensis harbors:
- a CDS encoding pilus assembly FimT family protein, translating to MNRRAFSLIELMIVIVIFGISLMFIVPKMVEKYTENSPVKKQFEEVIQKAYNKALSSNKGIFVQGVKGGNTLSFDNETYKIDEITSFNSAKINNQLQSGLNFYFGVYPDGFVDTFEIVTSNNVKIISDSLNMKVNIVE from the coding sequence ATGAACCGCAGGGCTTTTTCATTAATAGAATTAATGATAGTAATTGTAATTTTTGGAATTTCACTAATGTTTATTGTGCCAAAAATGGTGGAAAAGTATACGGAAAACAGCCCAGTAAAAAAGCAATTTGAAGAGGTAATACAAAAAGCTTATAATAAAGCATTGTCTTCAAATAAAGGGATATTTGTCCAAGGTGTAAAAGGGGGAAATACGTTATCTTTCGATAACGAAACATATAAAATAGATGAAATAACAAGCTTCAACAGTGCAAAAATAAATAATCAACTACAAAGTGGTCTTAATTTTTATTTCGGTGTATACCCTGACGGCTTTGTAGATACTTTTGAAATAGTTACCTCAAATAATGTAAAAATTATTTCCGACTCTTTAAACATGAAGGTTAATATAGTTGAATAA
- a CDS encoding type IV pilus modification PilV family protein, with the protein MNKKGFTLLEVLIALSITAISLMGIYHLIEFSLSTLSSSKNRYTLINQANEYLLIKNKYPSSYYLSQLTQKIDVKDNLEANIYGILEQRVITVSNNDEELNFIYFVKK; encoded by the coding sequence TTGAATAAAAAAGGTTTTACACTACTGGAAGTTTTAATTGCTCTATCAATAACTGCGATATCTTTAATGGGCATATACCATCTCATAGAGTTTTCTCTTTCAACCTTATCAAGTTCAAAAAACAGGTATACTCTCATTAATCAGGCAAATGAGTATCTTCTTATTAAAAACAAATATCCGAGCAGTTACTACCTTTCTCAGCTAACTCAAAAAATAGATGTCAAAGATAATTTGGAAGCAAATATTTATGGGATACTTGAGCAGCGTGTTATCACTGTTTCAAACAACGATGAAGAATTAAATTTTATATACTTTGTGAAAAAATGA
- a CDS encoding PulJ/GspJ family protein, with the protein MKKGFTLLELLIAFLISVLVISAVYSMLNSTINYSIASKEEGLKINTKYNLNRIITEDITSLTDISITKETLFGETSFKLTTMNSIVLNKAVPVTVTYFVEDKKLYRVETNENIGLNEKFELLQNVQKFDVLNFDSNEYKENFTKINILKFIITTNNDSFEVIAGNIKL; encoded by the coding sequence ATGAAAAAAGGATTTACTTTACTTGAACTTTTAATTGCATTTTTAATATCTGTACTGGTTATATCTGCTGTATACAGCATGTTAAACAGTACAATTAATTACTCAATTGCCTCAAAAGAGGAAGGGTTAAAAATCAACACCAAATACAACCTAAATAGAATTATAACAGAAGACATTACGTCGCTAACTGATATTAGTATTACCAAAGAAACTCTCTTTGGGGAAACATCTTTCAAATTAACTACAATGAATAGTATAGTGCTTAACAAGGCTGTCCCGGTAACTGTCACATATTTTGTGGAAGATAAAAAATTGTATAGAGTTGAAACAAATGAAAATATCGGGTTAAACGAAAAATTTGAACTACTTCAAAATGTGCAAAAATTTGATGTATTGAATTTTGATAGCAATGAATATAAGGAAAACTTCACTAAAATTAACATATTGAAATTTATAATTACTACAAATAATGATTCTTTTGAAGTAATTGCGGGGAATATTAAGCTGTGA
- a CDS encoding general secretion pathway protein GspK gives MNSKKGSVLLIVLIIITTALAIAMSLSEKNTESYVKTVNLKNLLQANIIATTAASSVAQIIKEDNNKSDSLEDAWAYPFSYNQDNIFVEIKVTPLNSKININNLYDGEEKVIKRVVDSFEKIAEDNDISLTNLHLIADYIDNNTTPMAYGNENDDINYFGRTLTVKNKPLDTFFETFIILDNTSYNKLNKIFTANNGEKKININFASKEVLQYYLPELDTYIDDIIKYRESNVYDDVSEIRKATNIPNDVYQSLVEFISVKSDDFYLRINIDISGKLFYYHSLINRKDGVKLFFKGLNENYF, from the coding sequence GTGAATTCTAAAAAAGGGTCAGTACTTTTAATAGTTTTGATAATCATAACAACAGCACTTGCAATAGCTATGTCATTAAGCGAAAAAAATACGGAAAGCTACGTCAAAACAGTTAACTTAAAAAATCTGCTACAGGCAAATATTATTGCAACAACTGCTGCTTCTTCTGTTGCTCAAATTATAAAGGAAGACAATAATAAATCAGATAGCCTGGAAGATGCATGGGCATATCCTTTTTCTTATAATCAGGACAATATTTTTGTAGAAATTAAAGTTACTCCATTGAACTCAAAAATAAATATAAACAATCTTTATGATGGAGAAGAAAAGGTAATAAAACGGGTGGTAGATAGTTTTGAAAAAATAGCCGAGGATAACGATATCTCATTGACCAATCTACATTTAATAGCAGACTACATTGATAACAACACAACCCCTATGGCATATGGAAACGAAAATGATGACATAAATTATTTCGGTAGAACTTTAACCGTAAAAAATAAACCACTCGACACTTTTTTTGAAACATTTATAATTTTGGATAATACATCGTATAACAAATTAAACAAAATTTTTACAGCTAACAATGGTGAGAAAAAGATTAATATAAACTTCGCTTCAAAAGAGGTCCTTCAGTATTATCTGCCTGAGTTAGACACATATATAGATGATATTATAAAATATAGAGAAAGTAACGTTTATGACGATGTTTCAGAAATAAGAAAGGCAACAAATATTCCTAACGATGTATATCAATCTCTCGTAGAATTTATTAGTGTAAAATCTGACGATTTTTATTTAAGAATTAATATTGATATATCAGGCAAATTATTCTATTATCACTCGTTGATTAACAGAAAGGATGGCGTTAAGCTATTTTTTAAGGGGCTAAATGAAAACTACTTCTGA